The segment GTTACCACTGCGAAAGACGTGGTCGATCTATTTATCGTAAAGTTGCAGAAAATTCCATGAGCTTTTTGCTCTATCTAGAGGCATGATCGGCGAGAAGCTTTCGCAGTTCATCGAGAGTAGCTATCGGTTCACCCGACAATTGCTGAAGCAACTGAAATATCGGTCCAACGCTTCTTTCCAGGGACTGTCGTATTCAGTCATATCATCCTCGCTTACAATCGAGTTGTGACTACTGCTACCTTAGCACAAATCGCCACAAGTTGCGGTGAATCCGCCATCGGGTAGGATATTGGCAGTTCTTCCGTGCGACATTCCTTTTAGCATTTTCTTCCCCAATGCCATACCTCTTCACTTGTCCTCATTGCCAGACAAAAACGCAGGTCGAAGACCGATACAGTGGTCTTCGCGGTGAATGTGTGACTTGCGGTGAACCCATCGAAATTCCCGCTTTCGCAAAACAACCGACGAATTCGCCTCCAGCGAACCCGCAAACAAAGCAACTCGGCACATTGGCAGTCGCAGGCGTCGTTCTTGTACTGCTATTATGCTTTCTCTATGCTGTCGTCCGGCAAGGCAGTCAAACCGTTAGCCAATTGCAAACCAATCGAATGCGAGCGGCCTCGATAAGAAATCTGGAAAAGATTGCGGAAGCGTTAAACGCATACGCAGCCGACCATGGGACCTACCCGCCTGCCTACACGAAAAACAATGCTGGCCAACCGCTGCAATCTTGGCGAGTTTTGATTCTACCCTACCTGGGCGAAGAAGAAATCTACGAATCGATCAACCAAAACCTTGCTTGGGATGAACCCGATAACATTACGGCAGCCTACAATACGATCCCGTCCGTTTATCGGCATCCAGGAAATGGGACCGGCCAAACCTTTAGCGAGAGTGCCTATTTCCTGGTTACTGGTCCAGGCACATTGTT is part of the Novipirellula aureliae genome and harbors:
- a CDS encoding DUF1559 family PulG-like putative transporter, producing the protein MPYLFTCPHCQTKTQVEDRYSGLRGECVTCGEPIEIPAFAKQPTNSPPANPQTKQLGTLAVAGVVLVLLLCFLYAVVRQGSQTVSQLQTNRMRAASIRNLEKIAEALNAYAADHGTYPPAYTKNNAGQPLQSWRVLILPYLGEEEIYESINQNLAWDEPDNITAAYNTIPSVYRHPGNGTGQTFSESAYFLVTGPGTLFPNTGPLALSNITDDLTKTLLVVEGAPRMMNNLWTEPVDIDMTLLQGVGGTKNDIGGLLEGGAAVATVDGRGHFIDENIPLPTLRALISPRGGEPLADDTLD